One region of Fibrobacter sp. UWEL genomic DNA includes:
- the infA gene encoding translation initiation factor IF-1 — protein sequence MAKEEGIQVEGVVLEALPNAFFRVQLGNGHEILAHVSGKMRRHFIRILPDDKVLVEISPYDLNRGRITYRYK from the coding sequence GTGGCTAAAGAAGAAGGCATTCAAGTAGAAGGTGTTGTGTTGGAAGCTCTCCCCAACGCTTTCTTCCGTGTCCAGCTCGGAAATGGTCACGAAATCCTTGCTCATGTTTCCGGAAAAATGCGTCGGCATTTCATTCGAATTTTGCCCGACGACAAAGTGTTGGTTGAGATTTCTCCCTACGACCTCAATCGTGGAAGAATCACATACCGTTACAAGTAA
- the secY gene encoding preprotein translocase subunit SecY, giving the protein MEALKKAIDAFVNAFKIEDLRKKLLFTLGFLIIYRVGAHITIPGVNSAVLAEYFRNSNNLFGLYDSFTGGAFAKATVFALGIMPYISASIIIQLMGSVFPAIQTLQKEGQEGRAKLNQYTRYFTVALAALQGWGISVWLSSLKVSTAVASNVSVLADDFTSGAGVLGFRLLATLTFTAGTIFVMYLGEQITSHGVGNGISLIIFAGIVGGLPSAVFREVEMFKEGIQPLAVEVFILAAVVAIVGFIVFVEQANRRIPLQSPRRTVGSKVMGGQSSYLPFKVNTAGVIPVIFASCIMFIPAMIASWFPNVSAMQSFASAFIPGHISYSVIFALLIIFFTFFYTAIQYNPNDIAENLKRSGGFIPGVRPGKQTAEYIDHVLTRISLPGSLFLALISVGPLHMKDALNMSFYIGGTSVLIVVGVALDTLRQLEAQLHTKNYEGFLKRGRIRGRMAS; this is encoded by the coding sequence ATGGAAGCTCTCAAGAAAGCTATTGATGCGTTCGTCAATGCCTTCAAGATAGAAGACCTGCGTAAAAAGCTCCTTTTTACGCTGGGTTTTCTTATCATTTATCGCGTTGGTGCTCACATCACCATCCCCGGAGTGAACTCTGCTGTTCTGGCTGAGTACTTCCGTAATTCGAACAACTTGTTCGGCTTGTACGACTCCTTTACGGGTGGTGCTTTCGCGAAGGCGACTGTATTTGCCCTGGGTATCATGCCCTACATTAGCGCGAGCATCATCATTCAGTTGATGGGCTCCGTTTTTCCTGCGATCCAGACCCTGCAGAAGGAAGGACAGGAAGGGCGCGCTAAGCTGAACCAGTACACCCGCTACTTCACTGTGGCTTTGGCTGCTTTGCAGGGCTGGGGTATTTCAGTTTGGCTATCCAGTCTTAAGGTTTCCACGGCCGTCGCATCCAATGTGTCCGTCCTCGCTGACGACTTCACTTCTGGTGCCGGCGTCCTTGGTTTCCGTTTGTTAGCTACCCTGACCTTCACCGCTGGTACGATCTTTGTGATGTACCTTGGCGAGCAGATTACCTCCCACGGTGTCGGTAATGGTATCTCTCTCATCATCTTCGCCGGTATCGTCGGCGGCCTTCCCAGTGCCGTCTTCCGTGAAGTGGAAATGTTTAAGGAAGGCATTCAGCCTCTCGCTGTGGAAGTATTCATACTGGCAGCGGTGGTCGCAATTGTCGGCTTTATCGTTTTCGTTGAACAGGCGAACCGTCGCATTCCACTCCAGAGTCCTCGTAGGACTGTTGGAAGCAAAGTTATGGGCGGTCAGTCCAGCTATTTGCCCTTCAAGGTCAATACCGCTGGTGTGATTCCCGTGATTTTCGCATCCTGCATTATGTTCATTCCGGCCATGATCGCATCCTGGTTCCCGAATGTTTCAGCAATGCAGTCCTTTGCGTCTGCTTTCATCCCGGGTCACATTTCCTATAGTGTGATCTTTGCACTCCTCATTATCTTCTTCACCTTCTTCTACACAGCAATTCAGTACAACCCCAACGATATTGCTGAAAATCTGAAGAGGTCCGGTGGATTTATTCCGGGAGTACGTCCGGGCAAGCAAACTGCAGAGTATATTGACCATGTTCTAACCAGAATTTCTCTGCCTGGGTCCCTTTTCCTCGCTTTAATCAGCGTCGGACCTCTGCATATGAAAGACGCTCTCAATATGAGTTTCTATATTGGGGGTACCTCGGTCCTGATCGTGGTAGGTGTTGCACTTGATACTCTTCGCCAGCTCGAAGCTCAACTGCATACCAAAAACTATGAAGGTTTCCTGAAACGTGGCCGCATTCGCGGCAGGATGGCAAGTTAG
- the rplO gene encoding 50S ribosomal protein L15, giving the protein MELNTLNPGKAKVVKRKRIGRGPGSGWGTTAGRGQKGAGARKSAKAGRVAFEGGQMPIHRRIPKRGFKHAGVEFQIVNLKKLASCSVVDFDAQSLFDQGFIRNVEQPVKVLAFGTIDKAINVKVDAISEKAKAAIEAAGGKVEII; this is encoded by the coding sequence ATGGAACTCAATACTCTCAATCCTGGCAAGGCCAAGGTCGTTAAGCGCAAGCGTATCGGCCGTGGTCCGGGTTCCGGTTGGGGCACCACTGCTGGCCGTGGTCAGAAGGGTGCAGGTGCTCGTAAGAGCGCTAAGGCCGGTCGTGTCGCTTTTGAAGGCGGCCAGATGCCTATCCACCGTCGTATCCCGAAGCGTGGTTTCAAACATGCTGGTGTCGAATTCCAGATCGTGAACCTCAAGAAGCTTGCTTCTTGCAGCGTTGTGGACTTCGATGCACAGTCTCTGTTCGATCAGGGCTTCATCCGTAACGTCGAACAGCCGGTCAAGGTCCTCGCTTTTGGTACCATTGACAAGGCTATCAATGTCAAGGTAGACGCTATCAGCGAAAAGGCAAAGGCTGCCATTGAAGCTGCTGGCGGTAAAGTCGAGATCATCTAA
- the rpmD gene encoding 50S ribosomal protein L30 yields MKKVRITLIKGIVRRLPMHRANVAALGLRKIGQTVEHNLTPSIQGMINAVADMVKVEEI; encoded by the coding sequence ATGAAGAAAGTTCGTATTACTTTGATCAAGGGTATCGTCCGTCGCCTCCCGATGCATCGTGCAAACGTTGCAGCTCTGGGTCTCCGCAAGATCGGACAGACTGTTGAACACAATTTGACCCCCAGCATCCAGGGCATGATCAACGCCGTGGCTGACATGGTTAAGGTCGAGGAGATCTAA
- the rpsE gene encoding 30S ribosomal protein S5: protein MEREAQVSEFEDKVVHINRCAKTVKGGRRMSFSALVVIGNKNGKVGVGLGKAKEVSEAIRKGTEAAHRNIVEVQLLDGTIPHDIEVKSGATRILLMPAAPGTGVIAGAAARAVLELAGVRNILTKIHGSSNPSTVVSACIEGLVSQKNKQDCAALRGANA, encoded by the coding sequence TTGGAACGCGAAGCTCAAGTTTCTGAATTTGAAGACAAGGTTGTACACATCAACCGTTGCGCTAAGACTGTTAAGGGTGGTCGTCGCATGTCCTTCTCCGCTCTCGTTGTCATCGGCAACAAGAATGGCAAGGTCGGCGTAGGCCTCGGCAAGGCTAAGGAAGTTTCCGAAGCTATCCGTAAGGGTACCGAAGCTGCTCACCGTAACATCGTTGAAGTCCAGCTCCTGGACGGCACCATCCCTCATGACATCGAAGTCAAGAGCGGTGCAACCCGCATCCTCCTGATGCCGGCTGCTCCCGGTACCGGTGTTATCGCTGGTGCTGCAGCCCGTGCAGTTCTCGAACTCGCCGGTGTGCGCAACATCCTCACCAAGATTCACGGTTCCTCCAATCCGAGCACTGTCGTAAGCGCTTGCATTGAAGGCCTTGTTTCTCAGAAGAACAAACAGGACTGCGCAGCTCTGCGCGGTGCTAACGCCTAA
- the rplR gene encoding 50S ribosomal protein L18, translating to MTAIAKKRIQSRIARHARVRKSVVGTAECPRLAVRRSLSHMVAQIIDDANNKSIAQLSTTSKDFQGKFGEMTKSEQSKQLGLLIAEVAKSKGIESVVFDRGGYIYHGRVQALAEGAREGGLKF from the coding sequence ATGACTGCAATTGCTAAGAAAAGAATCCAGTCCAGAATCGCACGCCACGCTCGCGTACGCAAGTCTGTCGTCGGAACTGCAGAATGCCCTCGTTTGGCTGTTCGCCGTTCCTTGTCTCACATGGTCGCCCAGATTATCGATGACGCAAACAACAAGTCTATCGCTCAGCTCTCCACTACTTCCAAGGATTTCCAGGGTAAGTTTGGTGAAATGACGAAGTCTGAACAGAGCAAGCAGCTCGGTCTCTTGATTGCTGAAGTCGCCAAGTCCAAGGGCATTGAATCCGTGGTCTTTGACCGCGGCGGTTACATCTATCATGGTCGCGTTCAGGCCCTTGCAGAAGGTGCTCGTGAAGGCGGCTTGAAGTTCTAA
- the rplF gene encoding 50S ribosomal protein L6, translating to MSRIGKAIINVPANVKVAINGQNIKVEGPLGKLEADVHELIAIKFENNQLSFTRPDDQKFTRAIHGTTRALVANMVEGVTKGFEKILEIVGVGYRVEQKGKDLNLVLGFSHPVIYQAPEGVELKAVDPLKISIKGIDKQKVGQAAAEIRKYRRPEPYKGKGIKYAGEIVRRKQGKKTGK from the coding sequence ATGTCCCGTATCGGTAAAGCTATTATCAACGTTCCGGCAAACGTAAAGGTTGCCATCAATGGTCAGAACATCAAGGTTGAAGGCCCCCTCGGCAAGCTCGAAGCTGACGTTCACGAACTGATCGCTATCAAGTTCGAAAACAACCAGCTGTCCTTCACCCGTCCTGACGATCAGAAGTTCACCCGTGCTATTCACGGCACCACTCGCGCTCTCGTTGCCAACATGGTCGAAGGCGTGACCAAGGGTTTCGAAAAGATTCTCGAAATCGTTGGCGTTGGCTACCGTGTAGAACAGAAGGGTAAGGACCTGAACCTCGTTCTCGGTTTCTCTCACCCGGTTATCTACCAGGCACCGGAAGGCGTTGAACTGAAGGCTGTTGATCCTCTGAAGATTTCCATCAAGGGTATCGACAAGCAGAAGGTCGGCCAGGCTGCAGCAGAAATTCGCAAGTACCGTCGTCCTGAACCGTATAAGGGCAAGGGCATCAAGTACGCTGGCGAAATTGTCCGTCGCAAGCAGGGTAAGAAGACAGGTAAATAA
- the rpsH gene encoding 30S ribosomal protein S8: MAMTDPIADMLTRIRNASTAKLPVVDIPASNLKREIARVLQEKGFIKKFVVVEDGKQGILKVLLRYTNGESAIQGIQRVSTPGLRHYVDAAKLPRVRNGLGFAIISTSKGVMTDHEARKENVGGEVIAKVW, encoded by the coding sequence ATGGCAATGACAGATCCTATCGCCGATATGCTCACCCGTATCCGCAATGCCTCTACGGCAAAGCTCCCCGTGGTGGACATTCCCGCCAGCAACCTGAAGCGCGAAATTGCACGCGTGCTGCAGGAAAAAGGTTTCATTAAGAAGTTCGTCGTAGTTGAAGATGGCAAGCAGGGCATCCTGAAGGTCCTCCTCCGCTACACCAATGGCGAATCTGCAATCCAGGGCATCCAGCGCGTGTCTACGCCGGGTCTTCGTCACTACGTTGACGCAGCCAAGCTTCCTCGCGTTCGTAACGGCCTCGGCTTTGCTATCATCTCCACCTCTAAAGGCGTCATGACTGACCACGAAGCTCGCAAGGAAAATGTGGGCGGCGAAGTCATCGCAAAGGTTTGGTAA
- a CDS encoding type Z 30S ribosomal protein S14, with protein sequence MASKRMIEKCKRTPKYTVRGYNRCKRCGRPHAFMRRFGLCRICFREMALAGEIPGITKSSW encoded by the coding sequence ATGGCAAGCAAAAGAATGATTGAAAAATGCAAGCGTACTCCGAAGTATACCGTTCGTGGGTACAACCGTTGCAAGCGTTGCGGTAGGCCGCACGCCTTTATGCGCCGCTTTGGCCTTTGCCGTATTTGCTTCCGCGAAATGGCACTCGCCGGCGAAATCCCCGGTATCACTAAGTCTTCTTGGTAA
- the rplE gene encoding 50S ribosomal protein L5, whose translation MNQMKQFYLEKVVPALQQKFAYKNVMEIPRLQKIVINMGVGAASQNRKVLDEAADTLTAISGQKAVITNAKKAIANFHLREGIGIGAKVTLHGDNMWDFLFRFINIDLPRVRDFRGLARRGFDGMGNFTLGIKEQTIFVEIDIDKISRTFGMDISFVTSAKTDDEGRALLEELGLPFRK comes from the coding sequence ATGAACCAGATGAAGCAATTTTATCTCGAAAAAGTCGTCCCGGCCTTGCAGCAGAAGTTTGCTTACAAGAACGTGATGGAAATTCCCCGCCTTCAGAAGATCGTGATCAACATGGGCGTGGGCGCTGCTTCCCAGAACCGTAAGGTTCTCGACGAAGCTGCAGACACTCTGACCGCTATCTCTGGTCAGAAGGCTGTCATTACCAATGCTAAGAAGGCTATCGCTAACTTCCACCTCCGTGAAGGTATCGGTATCGGTGCTAAGGTAACCCTCCATGGTGATAACATGTGGGACTTCCTGTTCCGCTTTATCAACATCGACCTTCCTCGTGTTCGTGACTTCCGTGGTCTCGCACGTCGTGGTTTCGATGGCATGGGTAACTTTACCCTGGGCATTAAGGAACAGACCATCTTCGTCGAAATCGATATCGACAAGATCTCTCGCACTTTCGGTATGGACATCTCTTTCGTCACCTCTGCAAAGACCGATGACGAAGGCCGTGCCCTGCTTGAAGAACTTGGACTCCCCTTCCGTAAGTAA
- the rplX gene encoding 50S ribosomal protein L24 translates to MANIKKNDNVKVISGANKGKTGTVISVKGGKVTVSGVNVCKRHEKPSQTNQTGGIIEKELPIDISNVMLLEGNTPVRTRIAREAGKKAVRVSVKTGKAV, encoded by the coding sequence ATGGCTAACATCAAGAAGAATGATAACGTCAAGGTGATTTCCGGTGCCAACAAGGGCAAGACCGGCACCGTGATCAGTGTCAAGGGCGGCAAGGTGACCGTTAGCGGCGTTAACGTCTGCAAGCGTCACGAAAAGCCGAGCCAGACTAACCAGACTGGTGGCATCATCGAAAAGGAACTGCCGATCGACATTTCCAACGTGATGCTTCTCGAAGGCAACACTCCCGTTCGTACCCGCATCGCTCGCGAAGCTGGTAAGAAGGCTGTTCGCGTGAGCGTCAAAACCGGTAAGGCGGTATAA
- the rplN gene encoding 50S ribosomal protein L14, with translation MIQEETRLVVADNSGAKEVACIRVLGGTNRRYASIGDVIKVAVKDAIPQSKVKKGSVADAVVVRTRKEIARPDGTLIRFSDNAVVLINKEGEPRGTRIFGPVARELRDKKYMKIISLAPEVL, from the coding sequence ATGATTCAAGAAGAAACCAGACTCGTCGTGGCCGATAACAGTGGTGCCAAGGAAGTCGCCTGCATCCGTGTTTTGGGTGGCACAAACCGTCGCTATGCTAGCATCGGTGATGTCATCAAGGTAGCCGTTAAAGACGCTATCCCCCAGAGCAAGGTGAAGAAGGGTTCCGTGGCAGACGCAGTAGTCGTCCGCACCCGTAAGGAAATCGCACGTCCGGATGGAACGCTGATCCGTTTCTCCGACAATGCAGTGGTTCTCATCAATAAGGAAGGTGAACCGCGTGGAACCCGTATTTTTGGACCGGTGGCTCGTGAGCTCCGCGACAAGAAGTACATGAAGATCATCTCCCTCGCACCTGAGGTTCTCTAA